One region of Jatrophihabitans cynanchi genomic DNA includes:
- a CDS encoding NAD-dependent succinate-semialdehyde dehydrogenase, which produces MSLPAGVPSQMFVGGEWADGSAGTFEVLNPSDGSVLCAVPRAGVDDVQRAVGVAADAQRDWAATAPRERGEVLRRAFEAMLARKEDLAFLMSLEMGKSLTDARGEVSYAAEFFRWFGEEAVRIDGALRTAPSGANRILTFRKPVGVALLLTPWNFPAAMATRKIGPALAAGCSVVLKPAEDTPLTALLLAQLLHEAGAPAGVVNVLTTDRPGELTETALADARVRKLSFTGSTGVGRMLLKQAADRIVNTSLELGGNDPFIVLEDADLDAAVQGAMLAKMRNGGQACTAANRFLVAEQVAEDFGKRLAEAMGALRLGPGTAEDTQLGPMINAKAVEGIADKVDRTVAAGASAVLGGERPDGPGFFYPATVLAGVPRDSAAATEEVFGPVAPIISVRDEDDALAIANASEMGLTGYVYTGDLARGLRVCERLEVGMVGLNRGLVSDPAAPFGGVKQSGLGREGGYEGIDAYLETTYVATAW; this is translated from the coding sequence ATGAGTCTTCCTGCTGGTGTCCCGAGCCAGATGTTCGTCGGTGGCGAGTGGGCCGACGGCTCGGCAGGCACCTTCGAGGTGCTGAACCCCTCGGACGGTTCGGTGCTGTGCGCGGTGCCGCGGGCCGGGGTGGATGACGTGCAGCGGGCGGTCGGCGTGGCCGCCGACGCGCAGCGCGACTGGGCGGCGACGGCACCGCGCGAGCGGGGTGAGGTGCTGCGCCGCGCCTTCGAGGCGATGCTGGCGCGCAAGGAGGATCTCGCCTTCCTGATGTCGCTGGAGATGGGCAAGTCGCTGACCGACGCGCGCGGCGAGGTGAGCTACGCGGCGGAGTTCTTCCGCTGGTTCGGCGAGGAGGCGGTGCGCATCGACGGGGCGCTGCGCACGGCGCCGTCGGGCGCGAATCGGATCCTGACCTTCCGCAAGCCGGTGGGAGTCGCGCTGCTGCTGACGCCGTGGAACTTCCCGGCGGCGATGGCGACCCGCAAGATCGGCCCGGCGCTCGCGGCCGGGTGCAGCGTGGTGCTCAAGCCGGCGGAGGACACCCCGCTGACGGCGTTGCTGCTGGCGCAGTTGCTGCACGAGGCGGGTGCGCCGGCCGGGGTGGTGAACGTGCTGACCACCGACCGGCCCGGCGAGTTGACTGAGACGGCGCTGGCCGATGCGCGGGTGCGCAAGCTGTCGTTCACCGGGTCGACGGGTGTCGGTCGCATGCTGCTCAAGCAGGCCGCCGACCGGATCGTGAACACCTCGCTCGAACTAGGCGGCAACGATCCTTTCATCGTGCTCGAGGACGCCGATCTGGACGCGGCCGTGCAGGGCGCCATGCTCGCCAAGATGCGTAACGGCGGGCAGGCGTGCACGGCGGCGAACCGGTTCCTCGTCGCCGAGCAGGTGGCCGAGGACTTCGGCAAGCGGCTGGCCGAGGCGATGGGCGCGTTGCGGCTCGGCCCGGGGACGGCGGAGGACACCCAGCTCGGGCCGATGATCAACGCGAAGGCCGTCGAGGGCATCGCCGACAAGGTGGATCGCACGGTCGCCGCCGGCGCGTCCGCGGTGCTCGGGGGCGAGCGTCCGGACGGGCCGGGCTTCTTCTACCCGGCGACCGTGCTTGCCGGTGTGCCGCGCGACTCGGCGGCGGCGACCGAGGAGGTGTTCGGCCCGGTGGCGCCGATCATTTCGGTGCGCGACGAGGACGACGCGCTGGCGATCGCCAACGCGTCCGAGATGGGGTTGACCGGCTACGTCTATACCGGTGACCTGGCCCGCGGGCTGCGGGTGTGCGAGCGGCTCGAGGTGGGCATGGTCGGCCTGAACCGGGGGCTGGTGTCCGACCCGGCGGCGCCGTTCGGCGGCGTGAAGCAATCCGGGCTGGGCCGCGAGGGCGGCTACGAGGGCATCGACGCCTACCTGGAGACGACGTACGTCGCCACGGCCTGGTGA